From one Actinomyces sp. Marseille-P3109 genomic stretch:
- the ndhC gene encoding NADH-quinone oxidoreductase subunit A, protein MNPYASLLIMAALALVVAIGGLAMSAIISPTRRNRVKVANYECGIDPTPANTEYGRFPVSFYLVGMTFIIFDVEVVFLYPWATAFGRLGFFGLGAAVLFIGLITVPYILEWRRGGLDWD, encoded by the coding sequence ATGAACCCCTACGCCTCCCTGCTCATCATGGCCGCACTGGCTCTCGTGGTCGCGATCGGCGGCCTGGCCATGAGCGCTATCATCAGCCCCACCCGGCGCAACCGGGTCAAGGTCGCCAACTACGAGTGCGGCATCGACCCCACCCCCGCCAACACCGAGTACGGGCGCTTCCCCGTCTCCTTCTACCTGGTTGGCATGACCTTCATCATCTTCGACGTCGAGGTGGTCTTCCTCTACCCCTGGGCCACGGCCTTCGGGCGTCTGGGGTTCTTCGGACTGGGCGCCGCCGTCCTGTTCATCGGCCTCATCACCGTGCCCTACATTCTCGAGTGGCGCCGCGGCGGACTGGACTGGGACTGA
- the argF gene encoding ornithine carbamoyltransferase, giving the protein MTALAAPDSTVLAGLKGRSFLKELDFAPAEWMALIELAAQLKEDKKAGREVKRLTGKNIALIFEKTSTRTRCSFEVAAYDQGAQVTYLDPSGSQMGHKESVADTARVLGRFYDGIEFRGKKQEHVEALAELSGVPVWNGLTDEWHPTQMLCDSLTMLEHAGKAAGDISYAYVGDARFNMGRSLLVNGALLGADVRIVSPRELWPDEECIEAARQVARSTGARVTLTESVEEGVAGVDFIHTDIWVSMGEPKEVWDERIALLRPYQVNASLMGIAGPQARFMHCLPAYHDRNTTVGEEIFQATGMDGVEVTNDVFESGASIVFDQAENRMHTIKAVMVATLGD; this is encoded by the coding sequence ATGACTGCGCTCGCCGCCCCCGATTCCACCGTCCTCGCCGGCCTCAAGGGCCGCAGCTTCCTCAAGGAGCTCGACTTCGCCCCCGCCGAGTGGATGGCGCTCATCGAGCTGGCGGCTCAGCTCAAGGAGGACAAGAAGGCCGGTCGTGAGGTGAAGCGGCTGACCGGCAAGAACATCGCGCTCATCTTCGAGAAGACCTCGACTCGTACGCGCTGCTCCTTCGAGGTGGCCGCCTATGACCAGGGCGCCCAGGTCACCTACCTGGATCCCTCGGGCTCGCAGATGGGTCACAAGGAGTCGGTGGCGGACACCGCCCGGGTCCTGGGGCGCTTCTACGACGGCATCGAGTTCCGCGGTAAGAAGCAGGAGCACGTCGAGGCCCTGGCCGAGCTCTCGGGGGTGCCGGTGTGGAACGGGCTGACCGACGAGTGGCACCCCACCCAGATGCTGTGCGACTCCCTGACCATGCTGGAGCACGCGGGCAAGGCCGCCGGTGACATCTCCTACGCCTACGTCGGCGACGCCCGCTTCAACATGGGGCGCTCCCTGCTCGTCAACGGCGCGCTCCTGGGCGCCGACGTGCGCATCGTGTCCCCCAGGGAGCTATGGCCCGACGAGGAGTGCATCGAGGCGGCCCGGCAGGTCGCCCGGTCCACCGGAGCGCGCGTCACCCTGACCGAGTCGGTTGAGGAGGGCGTCGCCGGTGTCGACTTCATCCACACCGACATCTGGGTCTCCATGGGAGAGCCCAAGGAGGTTTGGGACGAGCGGATCGCCCTGCTGCGCCCCTACCAGGTCAACGCCTCACTGATGGGGATCGCCGGTCCGCAGGCCAGGTTCATGCACTGCCTGCCCGCCTACCACGACCGCAACACGACCGTGGGTGAGGAGATCTTCCAGGCCACCGGCATGGACGGCGTTGAGGTCACCAACGACGTCTTCGAGTCCGGGGCCTCCATCGTCTTCGACCAGGCGGAGAACCGCATGCACACCATCAAGGCCGTCATGGTCGCCACCCTGGGCGACTGA
- a CDS encoding geranylgeranyl reductase family protein → MTQAAAQSSASTAADVIVVGAGPAGSSAAFHMATLGLDVILLEKQELGRDKVCGDGLTPSAVRELVSMGVDTSGWQRNRGLRVIGGGHVLHFPWPEQASFPSYGMARPRALLDRDLAEHAAAAGARLLTGVTVTGPVTSPTGRVTGVEARPTNRVAYPGIEGPTTFTAPLVVDAGGVSARLATAVGRTKNERRPMGVAVRAYFRSPRSKDAWMESRLELWDGKPGQSDLLPGYGWIWSVGEGLVNVGLGSVSSRAAATAIDYRAVFNRWMDNVPASWGFTKENQVGGLVSAALPMAFNRKPHYADGLMLLGDAGGMVSPFNGEGIAQALLSGRLAAQAAAQAAARSTTSGREQVLAQYPKALSAEMGGYYTLGRVFVALIEHPEVMRLCTRYGLPRKRLMKVVTKLLSDGWERRGGDGIDHFIQLLTRMVPEA, encoded by the coding sequence GTGACTCAGGCAGCCGCCCAGTCCAGCGCCTCCACCGCAGCCGACGTCATCGTCGTCGGCGCCGGCCCCGCTGGCTCCTCGGCAGCCTTCCACATGGCCACCCTCGGCCTCGACGTCATCCTCCTGGAGAAGCAGGAGCTCGGCCGGGACAAGGTCTGCGGCGACGGACTGACCCCCTCGGCCGTGCGCGAGCTCGTCTCCATGGGAGTGGACACCTCCGGCTGGCAGCGCAACCGCGGTCTGCGCGTCATCGGGGGCGGGCACGTCCTCCACTTCCCCTGGCCCGAGCAGGCATCCTTCCCCTCCTACGGGATGGCCCGCCCGCGAGCCCTTCTCGATCGGGACCTGGCCGAGCACGCCGCCGCGGCCGGCGCCCGCCTGCTGACCGGTGTGACCGTCACCGGTCCCGTCACCTCGCCCACCGGGCGGGTCACCGGCGTCGAGGCCCGCCCCACCAACCGGGTCGCCTACCCCGGCATCGAGGGGCCCACGACCTTCACCGCCCCCCTGGTCGTTGACGCCGGAGGGGTCTCGGCCCGCCTGGCCACCGCTGTCGGGCGCACCAAGAACGAGCGCCGCCCCATGGGGGTGGCCGTGCGCGCTTACTTCCGCTCCCCGCGCTCCAAGGACGCCTGGATGGAGTCGCGCCTCGAGCTGTGGGACGGCAAGCCCGGCCAGTCCGACCTCCTGCCCGGCTACGGGTGGATCTGGTCCGTGGGGGAGGGGCTGGTCAATGTGGGGCTCGGCTCGGTCTCCTCGCGCGCCGCGGCCACCGCCATCGACTACCGGGCCGTGTTCAACCGCTGGATGGACAATGTCCCGGCCTCCTGGGGCTTCACCAAGGAGAACCAGGTCGGCGGCCTGGTCAGTGCCGCCCTGCCCATGGCCTTCAACCGCAAGCCCCATTACGCCGACGGCCTCATGCTGCTCGGCGACGCCGGCGGCATGGTCTCTCCCTTCAACGGCGAGGGCATCGCCCAGGCCCTCCTGTCCGGTCGCCTGGCCGCCCAGGCCGCCGCGCAGGCCGCCGCCCGCTCCACGACGTCGGGCCGCGAACAGGTCCTGGCCCAGTACCCCAAGGCGCTCAGCGCCGAGATGGGCGGCTACTACACGCTCGGGCGCGTCTTCGTCGCCCTCATCGAGCACCCCGAGGTCATGCGCCTGTGCACCCGCTACGGGCTGCCGCGCAAGCGCCTCATGAAGGTTGTCACCAAGCTCCTGTCCGACGGGTGGGAGCGTCGCGGCGGCGACGGAATCGACCACTTCATCCAGCTCCTGACAAGGATGGTGCCGGAAGCATGA
- a CDS encoding glycine betaine ABC transporter substrate-binding protein — MQTSRRTFTTALAALASGGALAACGRGAGAGKRIRLGFVPSWSDGLSMTHLLKTQLEKAGYQIKLTDLSEAGPLYAGLSQGAVDLYPSAWPDITHKDYMDKYRKYIEDLGTYYDSAKLCWSVPDYSSLTSIEDIKPHASQIDNRIVGIESGSGLVKTSEEEVIPAYGLQDMKFLTSSTASMLTELKKAVSAKHEIVVTLWHPFWANTTFNMRDLEDPKGAFGEGEGLHFLGREGFAQEYPEIATWLGSIKMDEPTYGSLEDLVVNTYGEGREDEAAIAWSQKNPQYDFKKS; from the coding sequence ATGCAGACCTCCCGCCGCACGTTCACCACCGCCCTCGCCGCTCTGGCGAGTGGGGGCGCGCTCGCCGCCTGCGGGCGAGGGGCGGGTGCAGGCAAGCGGATCCGTCTGGGCTTCGTCCCGTCGTGGAGTGACGGTCTGTCCATGACCCATCTGCTCAAGACCCAGCTCGAGAAGGCCGGGTACCAGATCAAGCTGACTGACCTGAGTGAGGCCGGCCCCTTGTACGCCGGGCTCAGCCAGGGTGCGGTCGATCTCTATCCCTCCGCGTGGCCCGACATCACCCACAAGGACTACATGGACAAGTACCGCAAGTACATCGAGGACCTGGGGACCTACTACGACTCGGCGAAGCTGTGCTGGTCCGTCCCGGACTACTCATCGCTGACCTCGATCGAGGACATCAAGCCCCACGCCTCGCAGATCGACAACCGGATCGTCGGCATCGAGTCGGGGTCCGGTCTGGTCAAGACCTCCGAGGAGGAGGTGATCCCGGCCTACGGACTGCAGGACATGAAGTTCCTGACCTCCTCGACCGCCAGCATGCTCACCGAGCTCAAGAAGGCTGTCAGCGCCAAGCATGAGATCGTCGTGACCCTCTGGCACCCCTTCTGGGCGAACACCACCTTCAACATGCGCGACCTGGAGGATCCCAAGGGGGCCTTCGGCGAGGGGGAGGGTCTCCACTTCCTGGGTCGAGAGGGGTTTGCGCAGGAGTATCCCGAGATCGCCACGTGGCTCGGATCCATCAAGATGGACGAGCCCACCTATGGAAGTCTCGAGGACCTCGTCGTCAATACCTATGGTGAGGGCAGGGAGGATGAGGCGGCCATCGCCTGGTCCCAGAAGAACCCGCAGTACGACTTCAAGAAGTCCTGA
- a CDS encoding demethylmenaquinone methyltransferase has protein sequence MSQSPLRATLAKDPREVAGMFDAVARRYDLSNDVMSLFQVHMWRRVTRAAVAAGPGMRVLDLAAGTGTSSVEYAADGAEVVACDFSTGMVAEGKRRHPEIAFVAGDATALPFADETFDVVTISYGLRNVQDTARALAEMHRVTVPGGRIVIAEFSTPVWPVFRRLYRFYLGSALPTTARLISSNTEAYDYLGESILAWPDQRELAGLMHEAGWRGVGYKNLSGGIVAVHRATRAARPRDEEQ, from the coding sequence ATGAGCCAATCCCCTCTTCGAGCCACCCTCGCCAAGGACCCGCGCGAGGTCGCCGGGATGTTCGACGCCGTCGCGCGCCGGTACGACCTGTCCAATGACGTCATGAGCCTGTTCCAGGTGCACATGTGGCGCCGGGTGACGCGCGCGGCCGTGGCCGCCGGACCGGGGATGCGTGTCCTGGACCTGGCTGCGGGGACCGGGACCTCCTCAGTGGAGTACGCCGCCGACGGCGCCGAGGTCGTGGCTTGCGACTTCTCCACCGGCATGGTCGCCGAGGGCAAGCGCCGCCACCCCGAGATCGCCTTCGTGGCCGGGGACGCCACGGCTCTGCCCTTCGCCGATGAGACCTTCGACGTCGTCACCATCTCCTACGGGCTGCGCAACGTGCAGGACACGGCGCGGGCGCTGGCGGAGATGCACCGGGTGACGGTCCCGGGCGGGAGGATCGTCATCGCCGAGTTCTCCACCCCGGTCTGGCCCGTCTTCCGCCGCCTGTACCGCTTCTATCTGGGCAGCGCCCTGCCCACCACGGCACGCCTGATCTCGTCGAACACTGAGGCTTACGACTACCTGGGCGAGTCGATCCTGGCCTGGCCGGACCAGAGGGAGCTGGCCGGGCTCATGCACGAGGCCGGTTGGCGGGGTGTGGGCTACAAGAACCTCTCCGGTGGGATCGTCGCCGTCCACCGCGCCACTCGGGCCGCCCGTCCCCGAGATGAGGAGCAGTGA
- a CDS encoding S1C family serine protease, producing MSGYDETNPETYRPAEPSQAADGSHPGVGSRPASSQGASAAASSGSEPLSESPGAPPNQAGYEDLSQAYGADASQPEPVLPGTARAEDAQYTQQLSADRPTSQLPADQPTSVHAQSAGPSASYGNQQPGQYQPAQGQYESQVQQQSQYPAHSQGQPAAPYDQPFSQQPYQGQQAHLGSPYTSVPTTPGGHDFTQPADHGTGSSFFPASDASGGESGRKRRRGPGWFALVVSVVVASLLGAGGAIGAVKALDVRDGSASSRSSSAPTAIATGDTTKTVDSSGHAPDWEAVSAAVSNAVVSIAIATENGTALGSGVIYDKEGHIITNNHVVAGASQIQVTLADGRVYDAETTGTDPATDLAVIQLKDAPDNLTVAQLGDSDQLTTGQDVMAIGNPLGLSSTVTTGIISALDRPVVNAQGEGGEGGSSASAVYTNAVQIDAAINPGNSGGPLFDEKGRVIGITSSIATMGRSSSGESGGSGSIGIGFAIPVKLAEKVAKQLIESGSATHAYLGVTLETGAAEADGEKRAGAKITSVESGSPADKAGLKKDDVVTTIDGKTTAQGSALTGYVRQYSANDKVKLTVIRDSKKQDIDVTLAERKDS from the coding sequence ATGAGCGGCTACGACGAGACGAACCCGGAGACCTACCGGCCTGCTGAGCCCAGCCAGGCGGCAGACGGAAGCCACCCCGGTGTCGGCTCCCGGCCCGCCAGCAGCCAGGGGGCGTCGGCCGCGGCGTCCTCCGGCAGTGAGCCCCTGAGCGAGTCCCCGGGTGCGCCCCCGAACCAGGCCGGATACGAGGATCTCTCCCAGGCCTACGGCGCCGACGCCTCCCAGCCCGAGCCGGTCCTGCCCGGTACCGCCCGGGCGGAAGACGCGCAGTACACCCAGCAGCTGTCCGCGGACCGGCCCACCTCGCAGCTGCCCGCCGACCAGCCCACGTCGGTTCACGCACAGTCCGCGGGCCCCTCCGCGTCCTACGGGAACCAGCAGCCGGGGCAGTACCAACCGGCACAGGGGCAGTACGAGTCCCAGGTCCAGCAGCAGAGCCAGTACCCCGCCCACTCCCAGGGGCAGCCGGCCGCCCCTTACGACCAGCCCTTCTCCCAGCAGCCCTACCAGGGGCAGCAGGCGCACCTCGGTTCGCCCTACACGAGCGTCCCGACGACGCCCGGCGGTCACGACTTCACCCAGCCCGCGGACCACGGTACCGGGAGCTCCTTCTTCCCGGCCTCGGACGCCTCCGGTGGGGAGAGCGGCCGGAAACGTCGCCGGGGACCTGGGTGGTTCGCCCTGGTGGTCTCCGTCGTGGTCGCCTCCCTGCTGGGGGCCGGCGGCGCCATCGGAGCAGTCAAGGCTCTCGACGTCCGCGACGGGAGCGCCTCATCGCGCTCGTCGTCCGCCCCTACCGCGATCGCCACCGGTGACACGACCAAGACCGTTGACAGCTCCGGCCATGCCCCCGACTGGGAGGCCGTCTCGGCCGCGGTGTCCAACGCGGTCGTGTCCATCGCCATCGCCACGGAGAACGGGACCGCTCTGGGCTCCGGAGTCATCTACGACAAGGAGGGGCACATCATCACCAACAACCACGTGGTGGCGGGCGCCTCGCAGATCCAGGTGACCCTGGCCGACGGTCGCGTCTACGACGCCGAGACCACCGGCACCGACCCCGCCACCGACCTGGCGGTCATCCAGCTCAAGGACGCCCCCGACAACCTCACCGTCGCCCAGCTCGGCGACTCCGACCAGCTGACCACCGGCCAGGACGTCATGGCGATCGGCAACCCGCTGGGCCTGTCCTCCACGGTCACCACCGGCATCATCTCGGCGTTGGACCGCCCCGTCGTCAACGCCCAGGGAGAAGGCGGCGAGGGCGGCTCGTCCGCGTCGGCGGTCTACACCAACGCCGTCCAGATCGACGCCGCCATCAACCCCGGAAACTCCGGCGGCCCCCTGTTCGACGAGAAGGGCCGGGTCATCGGCATCACCAGCTCGATCGCCACGATGGGACGCTCCAGCTCCGGCGAGAGCGGCGGCTCGGGCAGCATCGGCATCGGCTTCGCCATCCCCGTCAAGCTGGCCGAGAAGGTCGCCAAGCAGCTCATCGAGTCGGGGTCGGCCACCCACGCCTACCTGGGCGTCACCCTGGAGACCGGTGCCGCAGAGGCCGACGGCGAGAAGCGCGCCGGCGCCAAGATCACCTCGGTCGAGAGCGGATCGCCCGCCGACAAGGCCGGCCTGAAGAAGGATGACGTCGTCACCACCATCGACGGCAAGACCACCGCCCAGGGCTCGGCACTGACCGGCTACGTGCGCCAGTACTCCGCCAACGACAAGGTCAAGCTCACGGTCATCCGCGACTCCAAGAAGCAGGACATCGACGTCACCCTGGCCGAGCGCAAGGACTCCTGA
- a CDS encoding isochorismate synthase: MRADHCLAAPPRLSFRTHELPDDALAGLELIDLLAGREEVCSWVHEGRGLIGLGRVLTITAHGEGRIEALRAAWRAVMGAAWWRDALVRPGTGPVALGTITFSPASEQSSVLLVPEVLIGLDDDGAWLTTAVPAPAGRAEPEHPDPEALVKRIVAEARTAIGREHADGGGVAAGSEGAGDATVEVGALSEEQWCRAVAGTQERMRAGQARKVVLARDVLVRPAAPLATGTVLRRLAADYPSTWTFAVDRMVGASPELLLRLRDRRLISRVLAGTARRRTGEDPLATARLAAWLEGSEKNNREHELARASAIAALEPLCSVVEAPARFVLTLPNVLHLASDVTGVVAGDTGALALVDALHPTAAVCGTPTQAAARLIDEAESMDRGRYAGPVGWVDWHGEGEWCIALRSAQLPLGGAGPHSPALVFGGGGIMPDSDPVDELAETTAKMRPVLGALGAHG; encoded by the coding sequence CTGAGAGCTGACCACTGCCTGGCCGCGCCGCCGCGGCTGTCCTTCCGCACGCACGAGCTGCCCGATGACGCGCTCGCGGGACTGGAGCTCATCGACCTGCTGGCAGGCCGCGAGGAGGTCTGTTCCTGGGTCCACGAGGGACGCGGACTCATCGGCCTGGGGCGCGTCCTGACGATCACGGCCCACGGCGAGGGACGCATCGAGGCGCTGCGGGCGGCCTGGCGGGCCGTGATGGGCGCCGCCTGGTGGCGCGACGCGCTGGTGCGCCCCGGGACCGGGCCCGTGGCTCTGGGCACCATCACCTTCTCCCCCGCCTCCGAGCAGTCCTCAGTGCTGCTGGTCCCGGAGGTCCTCATCGGGCTCGACGACGACGGCGCCTGGCTGACGACCGCGGTGCCCGCCCCGGCGGGTCGGGCCGAGCCGGAGCACCCGGATCCCGAGGCGCTCGTCAAGAGGATTGTGGCTGAGGCTCGCACGGCCATTGGCCGGGAGCACGCTGATGGCGGCGGGGTCGCAGCCGGCAGCGAGGGTGCGGGCGACGCCACCGTCGAGGTCGGGGCTCTCAGCGAGGAGCAGTGGTGCCGGGCGGTGGCGGGCACGCAGGAACGGATGCGCGCAGGACAGGCCCGCAAGGTGGTCCTGGCCCGCGACGTCCTGGTGCGCCCGGCTGCGCCACTGGCCACCGGCACGGTGCTGCGGCGCCTGGCTGCCGACTATCCCTCCACCTGGACCTTCGCCGTCGACCGGATGGTGGGGGCCAGCCCCGAGCTGCTGCTGCGCCTGCGCGATCGACGTCTCATCAGCCGGGTGCTGGCCGGCACGGCCCGACGGCGCACCGGTGAGGACCCGCTGGCAACGGCCCGTCTGGCGGCCTGGTTGGAGGGCTCGGAGAAGAACAACCGGGAGCACGAACTGGCCCGAGCCTCGGCGATCGCTGCGCTGGAGCCGTTGTGCTCGGTGGTGGAGGCCCCGGCACGCTTCGTCCTGACGCTGCCCAACGTCCTGCACCTGGCCAGTGACGTCACCGGGGTCGTCGCCGGGGATACCGGCGCCCTGGCACTGGTGGACGCGCTGCACCCGACGGCGGCCGTGTGCGGGACGCCGACTCAGGCGGCGGCGCGTCTCATTGACGAGGCCGAGTCCATGGACAGGGGGCGCTACGCCGGCCCCGTGGGCTGGGTCGACTGGCATGGCGAGGGCGAGTGGTGCATCGCGCTGCGCAGCGCCCAGCTACCCCTGGGCGGAGCGGGCCCCCACTCCCCCGCGCTGGTCTTCGGGGGCGGCGGCATCATGCCGGACTCCGATCCGGTCGACGAGCTGGCCGAGACCACCGCCAAGATGCGCCCCGTGCTGGGAGCGCTGGGCGCGCATGGCTGA
- the menD gene encoding 2-succinyl-5-enolpyruvyl-6-hydroxy-3-cyclohexene-1-carboxylic-acid synthase, producing MTDSPECPQLPPALADARSLVATLLAEGVREVVLCPGSRSAPLADALADAADTGTLRLRVVLDERSAGFIALGAARAHALAGRSRCAAVVTTSGTAVSNLHPAVSEADAAGTPLLVISADRPHELVGTGASQTTEQTGLLSPALRLAVDLPADLSADLGAGAAQAAIAGQVRRAVVAATGALSRDPGPVQINARFRPPLAAPSGEATPPSVPAPAHPTSSEDGTEPRTPTPPAVGMDCDEQASEPLSPEGSEGIIVAGDTAHPSVGALARALAEHLGWPLLAEPTSQARGGPQALIRYAELLATGPGRRLAGHAGRLIVVGHPSLSRSVSALLGREDLDITVLTERARWADVSGRARRVIPIDGPGLLSADDIALRTARLVDSLGLVRAGASWTGSWRRAVADLPEPVRSGSADAVANAAVEAVWEASLIAGAPTLLVGSSMTVRRLDRLARPAGPGRAAPKAVANRGLAGIDGTIATGIGLWMASGRPVRAIMGDLAFLHDAMSMGRGLREEEADLQVIVVDDGGGAIFSRLEYAHTTAPSRFERLFTTPQCANISGLAAALGARVHVPEDVAALQELLAEPVVGLSVVVWRAEEQAGSGGDGSRSDARRTPNARTT from the coding sequence GTGACCGACTCACCGGAGTGCCCGCAGCTCCCGCCCGCCCTGGCCGACGCCCGCAGCCTCGTGGCCACGCTTCTGGCCGAAGGCGTCCGTGAGGTCGTCCTGTGCCCGGGATCGCGCAGCGCGCCGCTGGCGGATGCCCTGGCCGACGCCGCCGACACCGGGACCCTGAGGCTGCGGGTCGTCCTGGACGAGCGCAGTGCCGGCTTCATCGCCCTCGGCGCCGCCCGAGCTCACGCCCTGGCCGGGCGCAGCCGGTGCGCCGCTGTCGTCACCACCTCGGGGACGGCCGTCTCCAACCTCCATCCGGCTGTCAGCGAGGCCGACGCCGCCGGGACCCCTCTGCTCGTCATCAGCGCCGACCGGCCCCACGAGCTGGTGGGCACCGGCGCCAGCCAGACCACCGAGCAGACCGGGCTGCTCTCACCGGCTCTGCGCCTGGCCGTCGACCTGCCCGCGGACCTGTCCGCCGACCTCGGGGCCGGTGCCGCCCAGGCTGCCATCGCCGGACAGGTGCGCCGCGCCGTCGTCGCCGCCACCGGTGCCCTGAGCAGGGACCCGGGGCCGGTGCAGATCAACGCCCGCTTCCGTCCGCCCCTGGCGGCTCCGAGCGGCGAGGCGACTCCGCCATCCGTGCCGGCACCCGCTCATCCGACCTCGTCCGAGGACGGCACGGAGCCGAGGACACCGACCCCGCCGGCTGTCGGGATGGACTGCGACGAGCAGGCCAGTGAGCCGCTCTCCCCGGAGGGCAGTGAGGGGATCATTGTCGCGGGCGACACCGCCCATCCTTCCGTCGGAGCCCTGGCGCGGGCCCTGGCCGAGCACCTCGGGTGGCCGCTCCTGGCCGAGCCCACCTCCCAGGCCCGCGGCGGCCCCCAGGCCCTGATCCGCTACGCCGAGCTCCTGGCCACCGGGCCGGGGCGCAGGCTCGCCGGCCACGCCGGCCGCCTCATCGTCGTCGGCCACCCCAGCCTCAGCCGCTCGGTCTCCGCGCTCCTGGGGCGCGAGGACCTTGACATCACCGTCCTGACCGAGCGCGCCCGGTGGGCCGACGTGTCCGGGCGGGCTCGGCGCGTCATCCCCATCGACGGTCCTGGTCTCCTGTCAGCCGACGACATCGCCCTCCGAACGGCCCGGCTGGTCGACTCCCTCGGCCTGGTACGGGCCGGCGCCAGCTGGACCGGCTCCTGGCGCCGAGCCGTGGCGGACCTGCCCGAGCCGGTCCGGTCCGGCAGCGCCGACGCCGTCGCGAACGCCGCGGTGGAGGCCGTGTGGGAGGCAAGCCTGATCGCCGGCGCTCCCACTCTCCTGGTCGGCTCCTCCATGACGGTGCGGCGGCTCGACCGCCTCGCCCGCCCCGCCGGCCCCGGCCGTGCCGCACCCAAAGCCGTGGCCAACCGCGGCCTGGCGGGCATCGACGGCACCATCGCCACCGGCATCGGGCTGTGGATGGCGTCCGGCAGGCCGGTGCGTGCCATCATGGGGGACCTCGCCTTCCTCCACGATGCCATGTCAATGGGTAGAGGACTCCGTGAGGAGGAGGCGGACCTTCAGGTTATCGTCGTCGACGACGGCGGAGGAGCGATCTTCTCCCGCCTCGAGTATGCCCACACCACAGCGCCCAGTCGGTTCGAAAGGCTCTTCACCACCCCACAGTGTGCGAATATTTCCGGGCTGGCCGCCGCCCTGGGCGCTCGCGTCCACGTCCCCGAGGACGTCGCGGCTCTCCAGGAGCTCCTGGCCGAGCCGGTCGTCGGCCTCAGCGTCGTCGTCTGGAGAGCGGAGGAGCAGGCGGGGAGCGGCGGGGATGGCAGCAGATCAGATGCCAGACGCACGCCTAACGCCCGGACAACATGA
- a CDS encoding o-succinylbenzoate synthase — MLVEDRAYSVPVSPDHQHASGEIDIASLHAQDSTGLLDRIDRAVVWDIPLTTPFRGITRRDGVLLHGPGGWGEVAPFWDYGSEASAPWLAAGLSQALGGVFLPRYRETIVVNVTVPEVSAEEAAGLVSSSGARTAKVKVSGRRDRRSADLERLEAVRSAIGRSGKVRIDVNGAWDVDTARENLPQMDRAVGGLEYVEQPCATVYDLADLRRAVDVPIAADESIRLSAHPLEVVHRRAADVAILKIAPLGGVRRALDMAERLGLPAVVSSALDTSVGIMAGATLAFSLPTLSHACGLGTVRLLSQDVAEPSVVPHDGVLRVDAGAPVSERLLDEVKAGPYLTRHWQTRLLHLAGALHSRRQREARDPSRAVAGLPL; from the coding sequence ATGTTGGTTGAAGATCGTGCGTATTCTGTGCCCGTGAGTCCGGACCATCAGCATGCCAGCGGCGAGATCGACATCGCCTCTCTTCATGCGCAGGACTCCACCGGGCTGCTGGACCGGATCGACCGCGCCGTGGTCTGGGACATTCCCCTGACGACGCCGTTCCGCGGCATCACCCGTCGCGACGGCGTCCTGCTCCACGGTCCCGGCGGCTGGGGCGAGGTCGCGCCGTTCTGGGACTATGGGTCGGAGGCCAGTGCTCCCTGGCTCGCCGCCGGCCTGTCCCAGGCCCTGGGAGGCGTTTTCCTGCCCCGCTACCGCGAGACCATTGTCGTCAACGTGACGGTCCCCGAGGTCAGTGCCGAGGAGGCGGCCGGACTGGTGAGTTCCTCCGGGGCCAGGACCGCCAAGGTCAAGGTCTCCGGCCGACGCGACCGGCGTTCCGCCGACCTGGAGCGGCTCGAGGCGGTCCGCTCGGCCATCGGCCGCTCCGGAAAGGTGCGCATCGACGTCAACGGCGCCTGGGACGTGGACACCGCCCGCGAGAACCTGCCGCAGATGGACCGGGCCGTCGGCGGGCTGGAGTACGTCGAGCAGCCCTGCGCCACCGTCTACGACCTGGCCGACCTGCGCCGCGCCGTCGACGTCCCCATCGCCGCTGACGAGTCCATCCGGCTGTCGGCCCACCCGCTGGAGGTCGTGCACCGGCGCGCCGCCGACGTCGCCATCCTCAAGATCGCCCCGCTGGGCGGCGTGCGCCGGGCCCTGGACATGGCCGAGCGCCTCGGGCTGCCCGCCGTCGTCTCCTCCGCTCTGGATACCTCGGTGGGCATCATGGCCGGGGCCACTCTCGCCTTCAGCCTGCCGACCCTGAGCCATGCCTGCGGCCTGGGGACCGTGCGCCTGCTGAGCCAGGACGTCGCCGAGCCCAGCGTCGTTCCCCACGACGGGGTCCTGCGCGTCGACGCCGGCGCCCCCGTCTCCGAGCGCCTCCTGGACGAGGTGAAGGCGGGCCCCTACCTCACCAGGCACTGGCAGACTCGCCTGCTGCACCTGGCCGGCGCCCTGCACTCCCGCCGTCAGCGAGAGGCCCGCGACCCGAGCCGGGCCGTGGCCGGGCTGCCGCTGTAG